AAACGCTGAAAGCATCTAAGTGTGAAACTTACCTCAAGATGAGATTTCCCATTCCTATATGGAAGTAAGACCCCTGAGAGATGATCAGGTAGATAGGTTGGAAGTGGAAGTGCAGTGATGTACGGAGCGGACCAATACTAATCGGTCGAGGACTTAACCAAGTAGAAATGGTGTTCAAGGGCAGAAAATTAATATTAGCTAGTTTTGAGAGAACGAAGTTCTTTCAAGGAAAAATAGTGTGGTGGCGATAGCCAGAAGGATACACCTGTTCCCATGCCGAACACAGAAGTTAAGCTTCTGCACGCCAAGAGTAGTTGGGGGATCGCCCCCTGCGAGGGTAGGACGTTGCCACGCGATTATTCCGGCATAGCTCAGTTGGTAGAGCACCTGACTGTTAATCAGGTTGTCGACGGTTCGAGCCCGCCTGCCGGAGTTATTATTTTTAATGGAGAGTTGTCCGAGCTGGCCGAAGGAGCATCATTGGAAATGATGTAAACGGGTAAAAGCCTGTTTCAAGGGTTCGAATCCCTTACTCTCCGTAACCGAATAATAAGTTTATGACCCGTTGGTCAAGTGGTTAAGACACCGCCCTTTCACGGCGGTAACATGGGTTCAAATCCCGTACGGGTCATTATGGAGGATTAGCTCAGCTGGGAGAGCATCTGCCTTACAAGCAGGAGGTCACAGGTTCGATCCCTGTATCCTCCATTTCCATAGCAACATTGGTTCGTTGGTCTAGCTGGTTAGGACGCCTGCCTGTCACGCAGGAGATCACGAGTTCGAGTCTCGTACGAACCGTTGTTATGTATTTGAAAATTGAATGCACAACATAGGTATTATTATACTCAAGATGGTTAATGGCTCGGTAGCTCAGTCGGTAGAGCAATGCATTGAAGCTGCATGTGTCGGCAGTTCGATTCTGTCCCGCGCCATTCATGGAGGGGTAGCGAAGTCTGGCTAAACGCGGCGGACTGTAAATCCGCTCCTTCGGGTTCGGTGGTTCGAATCCACTCCCCTCCATCTTATAGGGATATAGTTTAATGGTAGAACTACGGTCTCCAAAACCGTCGGTGTGGGTTCAACTCCTACTATCCCTGTTAATAATACTATGGCGGTATTGGTGAAGTGGTTAACACATCGGTTTGTGGATCCGACACGCGTGGGTTCGATTCCCACATACCGCCTTTTGATTGGGTTATAGCCAAGTGGTAAGGCAACAGACTTTGACTCTGTCATGCGCTGGTTCGAATCCAGCTAACCCAGTTGGGTTAGCCAAAGTTATGGCGGTATAGCCAAGTGGTAAGGCAGAGGTCTGCAAAACCTTCATCGTCGGTTCGAATCCGATTACCGCCTTTTTCCATGTATTGGCCAATCAAATATTATTTTGCCGGAGTGGCGGAATTGGCAGACGCGCTGGACTCAAAATCCAGTGATCGTTGAGATCGTGTGGGTTCGAACCCCACCTCCGGTATCACTAACAAATATTAATAAAAAAGGAATCATTGAATATCAATCAATGATTCCTTTTTTATTGACTTGAAATTGAATCAAGAACAAAACCACAATTACCGATACATACCACAACCACGCTCAACACGAGGCTGTGATTGATGCGGCGTTGTACAATAATGAGTGACACCAACGGCACCCGTACACAGCGTTAAGGCGGATGCACATACAATTAAAAATTTCACGGACGTTCACCAACCTTCATAAGTTAATTTAGGATAGCATTCTACGTGATCATTTTAACATAGAGATCAATGCGAGTCATTACCAATCAATACCGGACCGATTAACGATAGTAGGATGTATTGGGTGAGGGAGGGTAAGAAAATTAGTGAGCCTCCATTACCATTGCCTCACTACCGTTTTTTTGTTTAAATAGGTCATCTATAAATAATCGGCGACAATTTTTAAAAGAAAAAGATTGAAGATTATCGTCTTCAATCCAAAGTTATCTTGATTCAGCTAGGGTCTAGCATATTGATTACCACGCGATGCTTGGGTTGCACCACTGGCATTTGCTTGAGAAACACTCTCGTAATGGTAATTATTGGGATTCTTGACCTCAGAATAATACTTGTCACTATCAGAAACAAATACCATTCCGGATCTAGCAATTGTCCAACCGCCATTTGTAGTTGTGGCTGTAGCACTCTGATGTGAATTGGAACTCCCAGTCGAAGTAGTTGAACGATGATGTGTATAAGCCATCGTCGAGCTGCGTCGGTGATATTGTTTGGCGTTGTTGCTGCCATCTTGGTAATTAATTCGGATACCTTCAGCGTCATTGATAACCACAACTTCCGTGTTCAAGGATTTATCTGATGATCGGACATCGACAATTGATCCACGGGGCATCGTTTCGCTTCCCTTGTACAGGGGAGTTGTTTGGTAATAAATAACGTGGTGAGTATTGGGGTTGTCTTCCCAGTAATTTTCCGCCGCTTCCTCTGTGGCCCGCATTCCACCATTTTGATCGGCGCCCACATTTTGCGGTCGGGTACCCGTTGTGAAATTGTAGTTTGATGTATATGATTTGGCCCCCAGCAAACTGTCACCAATCGAGTGGCTCCGATTATAAAGGTAGCCATGATAGGTCCGCCCCGTCAGTCCATAGGTAATTGATACCATTTTGTTTTCCGGCCAGGCAGGAGGTTCCAGTGGATCTCCTTGACGGCCGCCCTGGGACAGATGATATTCAGAATAAGTCAGCACTGCTCGGGCAGTCGCAGATCTGCCTTGGGCATCAGCTGAGAAATGATAGTCACCAGCTGCCAGCCCGGCAAAATGGCTAAAATGAGCTTTTCCAGTTGTCCAATAATAATCACCAGTCGGCCCGGCGGATTCCTTGTTGGTATAACTCACCAGCTTGTTCAAAATGGCTTGGTGCTGTTGGCTTGCCGACGCAGTTGAACTGTGGTGTGAATGAGTATGAACTTTTTTTGCTGATTGGGTGGCATGAGAACTACTGGTTGTAGCCACCTGCGATGCGTGATGATCGGCGGCCTGATGACTGCCACTGCCATCGCTGCAACCCGCCAAGCCGCCAGTTATGGCAATCAATATGACGGCTGTTAGCAGGATATGTTGATGTGATTTCACGTTGTGATCCCCCTCAAAAAATGTTTCGTTGACCAAATCAATCGGCCACATAAGTCGTAATACGATAAAATGCGAACAACTATTCATTTTTATTATACAGTTGAATCTCATCTGTTAACAGACGAACTGGAAGATCGATTTGGTTAAAGCTAGAATAAGGATCAAGAAACTTGAGCACTGATGGGGGACTTGCTTCTAGAGACCCCCATATGAGGATCCGAAAATGTCTGACGATCCTTTCGTAGTGTATGCCATTGAACGACACACTAAAATGTCAACTGACGATAAAAAAGCCCGTCACGAAATATTTCGGTTCTACAATATCTGTTGTTGGTAATAGATTTTTATCTATTACTGATGACAGATTTTTTGTTTATCATTAGAATAAAAAAGCGGACATCTCCCGTCCGTTAACTTGCTCCCACCACAGAATTAAGTCAAGAAAGGAAATGCCCTATGTCAAATGATACTACGAAAATGTTGTTAGGAATAGATGATGAACACTTAATAATTGAGGAAGGACAAGTGGGTGATGATGGAGTGATTCGATTGGTGGGGTCCCTAAACTACACCCCCAAGGCATGCCGCAATTGTGGGATTATCAATGATCACCAAATTATTGGCTATGGTTGGCGGAAGACCACCATTAGATTCGCAAAAACATTGGGCAGCACCGTTATCCTGTGTCTCAATCGGCGAAACTTTCACTGTAAGGCTTGTCATACCAATTTCCTGGCGCAGACGAATGCGGTGCCGAAACACTGCACGATTTCAAATACGACCCGCAAACAATGCTTAGAAAAACTGACCGAACCGGTTTCGCTCAAACACATTGCCGATGAGTTATCCACTTCGGATTCATTCGTTGGTCGGCAGCTCTTGCGCGCTGAACGGGACTTTCAAACCAACTGGCACTATTTACCAAAAGTTCTCCTCATGGACGAAGTTAAAAGCACTAAGAGCGCCACCGACGCGATGAGCTTTGAATTTATGGATGCGGAAACCCACGAATTGATCGACCTGTTACCCTTTAGGACCATCTATCAGCTTCAAAAGTATTTCCAGCATTACGACCAGGCTGCGCGAGAAAATGTGAAAATTATCGTCACCGATATGAACTATACCTATCCCAAATTGGTGGGGCAGATCTTTCCGAACGCCATCGTTGTCATCG
Above is a genomic segment from Lentilactobacillus buchneri containing:
- a CDS encoding DNA/RNA non-specific endonuclease encodes the protein MKSHQHILLTAVILIAITGGLAGCSDGSGSHQAADHHASQVATTSSSHATQSAKKVHTHSHHSSTASASQQHQAILNKLVSYTNKESAGPTGDYYWTTGKAHFSHFAGLAAGDYHFSADAQGRSATARAVLTYSEYHLSQGGRQGDPLEPPAWPENKMVSITYGLTGRTYHGYLYNRSHSIGDSLLGAKSYTSNYNFTTGTRPQNVGADQNGGMRATEEAAENYWEDNPNTHHVIYYQTTPLYKGSETMPRGSIVDVRSSDKSLNTEVVVINDAEGIRINYQDGSNNAKQYHRRSSTMAYTHHRSTTSTGSSNSHQSATATTTNGGWTIARSGMVFVSDSDKYYSEVKNPNNYHYESVSQANASGATQASRGNQYARP
- a CDS encoding ISL3 family transposase — translated: MSNDTTKMLLGIDDEHLIIEEGQVGDDGVIRLVGSLNYTPKACRNCGIINDHQIIGYGWRKTTIRFAKTLGSTVILCLNRRNFHCKACHTNFLAQTNAVPKHCTISNTTRKQCLEKLTEPVSLKHIADELSTSDSFVGRQLLRAERDFQTNWHYLPKVLLMDEVKSTKSATDAMSFEFMDAETHELIDLLPFRTIYQLQKYFQHYDQAARENVKIIVTDMNYTYPKLVGQIFPNAIVVIDPFHLVNALNRAFNKTRVRLMKTLATSSREYHALKRYWKLLLTPENHLNYEAFRKWTNFPYPATATDVVDALLDIDPELKQTYNVMNRLRETIKNRDWPNYNQVFHHLEGCSEEMLATLQTLATHHDEIGNTFTHHYTNGPLEGSNNKIKVIKRTGFGYRNFFRFRLRVLFAFRVHTKRALITK